The DNA sequence GCTGTGCTTGGCGGTGGGCCAAGCCCTAGTGTGCCACGCGTGCTTGCTATGTTGGCAGGTTTAGCCGCAGGGCTCATCTTCGGGGCAGAACCCATGATGATGGCGCAGGAAGCGGTGGTGGTCAGTCCCCTTACTTTGCTCATCGGGGGTGCCTTGAGCACAGCAGCCATGGTTTTGCCGGGTGTGCCGGGTAGTTCCATACTTATTATAATGGGCATCTATGATACCATGCTCTACTATATCAAAGAAATGATACTTGGGCAGTTAGCTATTTTTGCTGTAGGCAGTGTGGGGGGCCTATTTTTACTGGCCTATGTGCTCGACAAGCTCTATGCGCGCTATCGCGATCTTTTGTCCTACTTCTTCGCCGGGCTGATCCTAGGCTCAACTAGGGCCCTCCTGCCGACAGAGTTTACTCTCTTTGTCGTGCTGAGCTTCGTAGTAGGCTTCATGGTCATGTGGCCTCTTGGCGGCAAGGGGCAAGCTACAACCTAGTATCTATACTGGGCGTCCCCTTACGGGCACCAGAGAGATTTGGGGGACGTTTTCACTGGGGTGCGTAAATACTACTACTGGGCAGCCATAGACGGCCTCAATGAGCGGAGGACGCAGTACTTCTAGGGGAGTCCCCTTAGCAGTCAGTTCTCCCTGTGACAAGACCAAGAGTCGCTCACAGTATAGAGCGGCCAAGTTTATGTCGTGGAGTACCGTAATAATGGTCATGCCCTCTTGCGACAAAGACTTTAAGAGCGATAAGAGCTCCATCTGGTGCTTGATATCAAGATGCGCGGTCGGTTCGTCTAGCACGAGTAGGGGGCAGTCTTGGGCGAGGGCGGTAGCGATGCGCGCCCGCTGCTTTTCGCCGCCGCTCAAGGTGCTAAGGTGTCTACCCTCTAGGTCGATTATTCCCGCCTTGGCAAGTGCCTGATTGACCAGTTCCTCATCCCTTGGGGTCGCGCCCTGAAGTAGTGACTGGTGGGGTAGGCGGCCTAGGTGGGCCAGTTCTCGCACCGTTAAGTCGATGCCTAGCACACTCTCCTGTTCGACTACCGCTAAGTGCTGCGCCATTGCTCGGTGCGAGAGCTTGGCCAGTGGGTAGCCAGCAAGCCACACCTCGCCACTTTGTGGGGTCAGCCAGCGGCTCATGATTTTCACTAATGTCGATTTTCCGGAGCCGTTAGGTCCTATTATTCCGGTCAAAGTGCCTTTAGGGAACTCTGCGTTAATGTTCTTCAAGACAGGCCTATGGGCGAAACTAAAAGAAACATTAGAGATAACTAGCGGGTGCATTAGATCATCGCCTTTCGGCTTCTAGCAAGCAGGTATAAAAAGAAAGGTCCGCCCACCAAGGCCGTGATAATGCCAACTGGTAGCTCTGTCGGTCGCAGGATAAAGCGCGAGGCAATGTCAGCAGTGGTCATAAAAATAGCGCCGACCAAGGCGGAATAAGGCAGCAGGCGGCGATAATTTTCTCCGCCTAAAAGGCGTGCCATATGAGGAGTCATCAGGCCCACAAAGCCAATGACGCCACTGACAGCTACTGCGGCCGCTGTGAGCAGGGCGGTAGAACACAGGAGGAGGAAACGTACCCTTTCGACATTAACCCCCAGGTGATGCGCAGTCATGTCACCTAGGCTGATGGCCGTGAGGTAGCGGTGGTAGAAAAAAGCCAGCATGTATCCCGCTACAAGGTAAGGCGCCGCCAAAACTACATGGTGCCAGCCGCGTGCCGCAAAGCTACCCATTAGCCAGAAGAGCAGGGGATGGATTCTATTGCCGCTAAAGTATACCATGAGGGAAACTAGGGCCGAAAGAAAACTACTCATGGCTATGCCTGCCAGCAGTAACCCTAAGGTGGAACGGCCAGCTACGCGGCGGGCGAGCAGTAAGACGATGAGCAAAGTGACCACAGCGCCTATGAAGGCCATGGGTGTAATCGCGCCCAGCCCGAAGATGCTAAACTGCAAGCCAAGCAGCATGGCGGAGGCGGCCCCAAGACTAGCACCCGCCGAAACGCCCAAGATATGGGAGTCAGCGAGACCATTATGGAGAAGCCCCTGTAGGACGGCCCCTGCTGTGGCCAAGCCAGCGCCCACCATGGCGGCCAGTATTACGCGCGGCAGTCGTAGCCGAAAAATAACAATGGTTTCGTAGTCCCATTCTGTAGCCGGCTGGGACATTAACTGCACCAGGGCTGGCCCAAAACGGGCAGGGGCGATATCTACCGCCCCCAGCACCATGCCAGCAAGCATTACGAGCGCCAAAACTAGGGAGAGGGTGACGACTAGTCGCCCTCTCTTTAATTTCTCTACAACCCTGACTAACGCCATAAGTCGGGGTGAAGTAGCCTGGCCATCTCGCGCAGGCCCAAGGCTAGGCGCGGACCTGGGCGCAGTACAAGGTCTTCGTTGACCAGGTAGACGCGATTGTTTGCTATAGCGGGCACAGTCTCCCAGTTCGCCCTTTGCTTAATGGCCTCCACAGTCTCTGGGCCATGCCCACGGAACATGACAGTTGGCTTTTGGGCCAGTATTTCTTCCAGTGACAAAACGGGGAAGTTGGTGGCGGCGTTGCTAGCTAGGTTGATTCCGCCTGCCCGCGTGATGAGCTCATGGATAAAGGTATTGGGTCCGGCACTGGTGATAGGGTCATGCCAGATCTCAAAGTAGACCAATGGACGGCTGCCCTCTGCTAACCCCCGCGTCTTTTCCTCCACTTCGCGCATGGCAGCGGTCAGTTCCTGCTCAATGGCTTGCGCTTGCCTTGTAGTACCTGTGGCCTGGCCCAAAAGGGCGGCGTTAGCGATTACTTGAGCAATGTTCTTGGGGTCTACAGCGAGAACCGGAATGTTTAACTGCTCTAGTTGTTCTACGACAGCCTGGTGCAGGCTAGCGGCAACGACTAGATCAGGCTTTACGCTGACAATTTTTTCTACCGAGGGGGGGCCAAAGCCGCCTACCTTTTCTTTGGTCTGTGCCAGAGCGGGATAGTTACAAAATTCAGTTACGCCCACAATTTTGTCACTTAGGCCGAGGGCAAAAAGCAACTCCGTGGTGCTTGGAGCCAGAGAAACGATGCGTACCGCCGGTTTCTCGAGGGTGATTTGGCGCCCGAAGTCATCCGTTAGGACGATAGGTCTTTGAAAAAGTGCTGTGATGGGTGCACAGCCGGCCGCAACAAGCGCCAGAATGGCGATTAGGGCCAACAGGGAAAGTTTTTTCACAGAGAGACCTCCTTAATATTGTGAGACGGTACGAAACACAAGAACAATGTAACAGTTTAGCAAGTCCACTTGTTAAGTTGCAGTACATCCCCTCTCCCATAAAGTAAAAATCCTCAACCTTGAGGTTGAGGATAGGTAGAGCAAAAGGGGGCCCCCCATGGCTCTGACCCAGTCCCCTCGACCGAAGGACGGTGTCTGCATCGTGGGGGCAGGTCTCCTGGCTCTGGGATTCGCGCGCCCGGCTCCTTCCCGTCTGCTACTAGAGACAGTGGTCTTGCCGGGTACTACCCATTACAGTGGCGGGACCGCTCAGGACTTTAACCTGATTCCCTTTTAATCCCCACAAACGGGGAACCTCCACAAAGGCTATTTAATTGCACTACAAGTATAGCACATAAGGACATCGCGCAAAAGCTAGTCTTTACCTGCTGTGATGCGGGCACACTACGAGGTGAAAGTCGCCATAGAGATATGGTGTGCCATGTACGGGGCAGCTTGGTTTGCGATCGAGAAAGCGCAGAAAGAGCTCATGAGGTTGTAGCGGGTACTTGCCGTAAGTAACAGCAAAATACTCTGTTGCGTTTTGCACTACGTTTTGATTAAATCTACATGCGGCTACTTCCCACTTGGTAGGCTCTGCAGGCGGGTCATTGGTGACGGCGGCCACGTCTAGTAGGCGGGTTGTAGCCACGGTGAGAATGATAGCGAGCAAAGTCACAACCATTAAGAGTTCGAGGAGCGAAAATCCTGCCTGTTGGCGCATTGCGAGAACCTCCTTTATAGAGAAGTGTTCCCGACTCGGCAACTAACAAGTACTGAAAGCAGGGGTGCGCACGCATGTTAAAGCAATTGCTCGTTTTGGCGGATAAACTCCCCATCTATGTCGTGGGTGGAGCGGTGCGGGACTTGTACCTCGGCCGTACAAGTTGCGACTACGACTTACTAATTCCCGCGCCAGGGTTCATGACTCATCTCGGGGAGATCTCCCTGCTGCTAGGGCAGCAACCGTTTGCCCTGAGCCATGAAAACCAGCATTGGCGCTACCATAAGGAAGGTGCCGTACTTGACATCGCCCCGCTCTACAAGAGCCTGGGGGACGATCTAGCACGGCGCGACTTCACTGTCAATGCTATGGCCATGGAGCTAAGAGACTTCTTGGCGAAAGATCTAGAAAAAGTTCATGATTATCACTTCGGGCGGGAGCACCTTGCCTCACGAACTCTAGTTCTCACCTCCCCTCTGGCTTTCACCTCTGATGCGCTGCGAATTTTACGCGCAGCACGCCTTAAAGCCGAACTTGGCTTTACCGTCAGTGGTCACCTGGAGGCAAAAGTTAGTGCCGCGCTCGAACCATTACGGCACTGCCCTGGGGAAAGGGTGTGGGCTGAACTAAAGAGGATTACAGTAGCTCCTTTTGCTATATCTGCCTACATGTGGCTAGAGCAGCAGGGGGTCTTGGCGGCGTTGTTCCCGGAGCTAGAAGCCGGAAAGGGAATTTCACAGAACCAGTATCACGCTTTTAGCGTGCATGAACATTCTTGGCGGGCCTTTTCCGGCTATGTAAACCTATGGCAAGCCCCTGATTTTCTCGAACAAACCGTCCGCGAATGCGTGGTGCGAGATCTAAGGTGCCTGCCCATGAATTTAGAGGCTGTTTGTAAGTTGGGGTCGCTCTTGCATGACATCGGTAAGCCGCCGTCTCGCGTGGTGCGCGCCGAAGGCAAAGTTACCTTCTACCGGCACGAGCAAATCGGCGCGGGGATGATTGGGCCCATGGTACAACGTTTACGCTTAGCAAGCAGAGAAGCCAAGCTGCTAGGCCGCTTTGTGCGGTGGCATACCTACTTGGCGCAGTTGTCACGTCAACCGCGCCTTCATGAAGGGCATCTCTTTCGCGTGGCCAGTCGACTAGGCGAGCACAGCGTTCCCATTGCGCTCTTTAGTGTGGCCGACCTACTCGCTAAAGGGGAAGAAATGGAAAGGGACGAAAGCTACAAGAGGGTTGTGGCCACCCTCAATCGCTTCTTGCAGGCCTGGTATTTTCAGCATGACGAAGTAATCCGCCCCTCACTCCCCCTGAACCCAGCGGAGCTTGCTATCGAGTTACAATTGACCCCGGGGAGCTGGCTGCAAGAGACGATGACTCATCTCGCAGAGCAAGCTGCACGGGGCCATGTAAAAACCAAGGAGCAAATGATAACGCTGGCAAAACAATTTTGCCAGCGTAGCGAAGATGTCTTAGCGAACTCGCGCATGACCTTGGTAAACAAGACCACGTCCTCCGTCTAAGGTGACAATCTGCCCGTCTTTAAGAAGGCCGGTAGCGCCATTTATGCCTACAATCGTAGCCTTGTTGAGGTTAAGCCCCACGATAGCCCCGTGTGAGGTGAGGCCACCCTCCTCGGTGATCAGGCCAGCAGCTCGCTCTATGGCCGGAATGTAGTCGCTGTCGGTAGCGAACGTAACCAGTATATCACCCGCTTGTGTCTTGGCATTGGCCTCTGCCGCGTTCTTAGCAATCGTAACTCGCCCTTCAGCGGTAATGGCGCCGATACCTGTGCCCTTAGCTAAGACATCGCCAACTACGTGTACCTTGAGCACATTGGTCGTGCCCGGCACACCCACAGGGATGCCCGCGGTGATCACTACCAAGTCGCCGTTTCTTATTAACCCCGCACTTAAGGCGCGCTGTACCGAACCGTCGATCAGGTCATCGGTAGTCGCGATAGGTAGACCAACGAGAGGAGCGACCCCCCACTGCAGGTTCAGACGTCTTGCCACAGCGGCACTCGTGGTAATGGCAATGATGTGCGCGGCGGGGCGGTGCTTAGATACCATGCGTGCCGTCCAACCTGATTGGGTGGGCGTGATAATGGCCGCCGCGGTGAGTTCAGTAGCTACTTGTACGGTGGCGTGGCTAATGGCGTCGGTGACAGTGGAATTGCGCACCTGGCAGGCATCAACGTTAGCCTGGCCATATTGCAGTGCTTGTTCAGTGCGGAGAGCAAGGCGCGCCATGGTCTGCACGGACAAAAGGGGGTACTTGCCGCTGGCAGTCTCTCCCGATAGCATAATGGCATCGGTACCATCAAAAATAGCATTAGCCACATCACTAGCCTCGGCACGCGTGGGGCGGGGATTACGCATCATGGAGTCGAGCATTTGCGTTGCCGTAATCACCGGCTTGCCAGCGCTGTTAGCTTTACGGATCATTTCTTTTTGTATGATGGGCACTTCTTCGGCTGGAAATTCAACTCCCATATCGCCGCGTGCTACCATGAGACCATCGGCTACCTTCAGGATGGCATCGAGATTGTCAACGCCCTCCTTATTTTCAATCTTAGCAATAATGGGGATGTTGGCACCTAGCCCTTCGATAAAACGGCGCACCGCGTAAACATCATTGGCATTGCGCATGAAGGAAGCCGCTATGTAGTCAACGCCCTGTTCCACGCCGTAACGCAGGTCGGCTTCATCTTGTGGAGACAATACAGGGAGGTTAATACGCTTTCCGGGCACGTTAATACCCTTGCGATTGCTCAACAGGCCGCCCACAATAACTTTGCAGACGACACTGTCGTGGGTGGTGTAGAGAACACTGAGCTCAAGCAGGCCATCATCCAAGAGCAGGCGGTCAAGGGGGGCGACATCTTGTGGCAGGCGCAGGTAGCTCACGCCTACTCGCTCCACACTGCCTGGCACCGCTTGGGTAGTGAGGGTAAAGGTGTTACCAGGAATAAGTTCAATAGGGCCGTCAGCGAAGGTGCCGATGCGAATCTCGGGGCCCTTGGTGTCTAGCATTATCGCGACATGCTTGCCTAGATCTTGTGCCGCTTGACGTAAATTGCCCAAACGTACCCCGTGTTCCGCATGGCTACCATGCGAAAAGTTTAGTCTCGCTACATCAAGCCCTGCTCTAATCAGGTCGCGCAACATTTCAGGGCTCTCGCTAGCTGGCCCAATGGTGCAGACAATCTTTGTTTTTCTCATACTTGCCGCCTCCCACCACAACTTGTCTTTATTCTAACATATGGACCTATGTTTCAATGTGTATTTGTAATCTCCTGTATCAAGGTGCCCGCTTGCTCTCTAAAATATGA is a window from the Bacillota bacterium genome containing:
- a CDS encoding DUF368 domain-containing protein — encoded protein: MRALIQGFILGLVVILPGMSGGTVFLIMGLYEKMIADLVRFNLRPYVPIFGGMVVGIFVGGTVFALVFERFRDVTVAFLFGSLLASVRAVLGGGPSPSVPRVLAMLAGLAAGLIFGAEPMMMAQEAVVVSPLTLLIGGALSTAAMVLPGVPGSSILIIMGIYDTMLYYIKEMILGQLAIFAVGSVGGLFLLAYVLDKLYARYRDLLSYFFAGLILGSTRALLPTEFTLFVVLSFVVGFMVMWPLGGKGQATT
- a CDS encoding heme ABC transporter ATP-binding protein: MHPLVISNVSFSFAHRPVLKNINAEFPKGTLTGIIGPNGSGKSTLVKIMSRWLTPQSGEVWLAGYPLAKLSHRAMAQHLAVVEQESVLGIDLTVRELAHLGRLPHQSLLQGATPRDEELVNQALAKAGIIDLEGRHLSTLSGGEKQRARIATALAQDCPLLVLDEPTAHLDIKHQMELLSLLKSLSQEGMTIITVLHDINLAALYCERLLVLSQGELTAKGTPLEVLRPPLIEAVYGCPVVVFTHPSENVPQISLVPVRGRPV
- a CDS encoding iron ABC transporter permease translates to MALVRVVEKLKRGRLVVTLSLVLALVMLAGMVLGAVDIAPARFGPALVQLMSQPATEWDYETIVIFRLRLPRVILAAMVGAGLATAGAVLQGLLHNGLADSHILGVSAGASLGAASAMLLGLQFSIFGLGAITPMAFIGAVVTLLIVLLLARRVAGRSTLGLLLAGIAMSSFLSALVSLMVYFSGNRIHPLLFWLMGSFAARGWHHVVLAAPYLVAGYMLAFFYHRYLTAISLGDMTAHHLGVNVERVRFLLLCSTALLTAAAVAVSGVIGFVGLMTPHMARLLGGENYRRLLPYSALVGAIFMTTADIASRFILRPTELPVGIITALVGGPFFLYLLARSRKAMI
- a CDS encoding cobalamin-binding protein, whose translation is MKKLSLLALIAILALVAAGCAPITALFQRPIVLTDDFGRQITLEKPAVRIVSLAPSTTELLFALGLSDKIVGVTEFCNYPALAQTKEKVGGFGPPSVEKIVSVKPDLVVAASLHQAVVEQLEQLNIPVLAVDPKNIAQVIANAALLGQATGTTRQAQAIEQELTAAMREVEEKTRGLAEGSRPLVYFEIWHDPITSAGPNTFIHELITRAGGINLASNAATNFPVLSLEEILAQKPTVMFRGHGPETVEAIKQRANWETVPAIANNRVYLVNEDLVLRPGPRLALGLREMARLLHPDLWR
- a CDS encoding prepilin-type N-terminal cleavage/methylation domain-containing protein — its product is MRQQAGFSLLELLMVVTLLAIILTVATTRLLDVAAVTNDPPAEPTKWEVAACRFNQNVVQNATEYFAVTYGKYPLQPHELFLRFLDRKPSCPVHGTPYLYGDFHLVVCPHHSR
- a CDS encoding CCA tRNA nucleotidyltransferase encodes the protein MLKQLLVLADKLPIYVVGGAVRDLYLGRTSCDYDLLIPAPGFMTHLGEISLLLGQQPFALSHENQHWRYHKEGAVLDIAPLYKSLGDDLARRDFTVNAMAMELRDFLAKDLEKVHDYHFGREHLASRTLVLTSPLAFTSDALRILRAARLKAELGFTVSGHLEAKVSAALEPLRHCPGERVWAELKRITVAPFAISAYMWLEQQGVLAALFPELEAGKGISQNQYHAFSVHEHSWRAFSGYVNLWQAPDFLEQTVRECVVRDLRCLPMNLEAVCKLGSLLHDIGKPPSRVVRAEGKVTFYRHEQIGAGMIGPMVQRLRLASREAKLLGRFVRWHTYLAQLSRQPRLHEGHLFRVASRLGEHSVPIALFSVADLLAKGEEMERDESYKRVVATLNRFLQAWYFQHDEVIRPSLPLNPAELAIELQLTPGSWLQETMTHLAEQAARGHVKTKEQMITLAKQFCQRSEDVLANSRMTLVNKTTSSV
- the pyk gene encoding pyruvate kinase, whose product is MRKTKIVCTIGPASESPEMLRDLIRAGLDVARLNFSHGSHAEHGVRLGNLRQAAQDLGKHVAIMLDTKGPEIRIGTFADGPIELIPGNTFTLTTQAVPGSVERVGVSYLRLPQDVAPLDRLLLDDGLLELSVLYTTHDSVVCKVIVGGLLSNRKGINVPGKRINLPVLSPQDEADLRYGVEQGVDYIAASFMRNANDVYAVRRFIEGLGANIPIIAKIENKEGVDNLDAILKVADGLMVARGDMGVEFPAEEVPIIQKEMIRKANSAGKPVITATQMLDSMMRNPRPTRAEASDVANAIFDGTDAIMLSGETASGKYPLLSVQTMARLALRTEQALQYGQANVDACQVRNSTVTDAISHATVQVATELTAAAIITPTQSGWTARMVSKHRPAAHIIAITTSAAVARRLNLQWGVAPLVGLPIATTDDLIDGSVQRALSAGLIRNGDLVVITAGIPVGVPGTTNVLKVHVVGDVLAKGTGIGAITAEGRVTIAKNAAEANAKTQAGDILVTFATDSDYIPAIERAAGLITEEGGLTSHGAIVGLNLNKATIVGINGATGLLKDGQIVTLDGGRGLVYQGHARVR